Proteins from a genomic interval of Pseudomonas versuta:
- the rodA gene encoding rod shape-determining protein RodA codes for MRRRATLLQRLHLDGPLLILLLTLAAGSLFVLYSASGKSWDLLSKQATSFGIGLVSMFIIAQLEPRFMARWVPVGYLIGVMLLVVVDVMGHNAMGATRWINIPGVIRFQPSEFMKILMPATIAWYLSKRTLPPQLKHVAVSLLLIGIPFGLIVRQPDLGTALLVLAGGAFVLFMGGLRWRWIISVLAAAVPVAIAMWFFIMHDYQKQRILTFLDPESDPLGTGWNIIQSKAAIGSGGVFGKGWLLGTQSHLDFLPESHTDFIIAVMGEEFGLVGICALLLIYLLLIGRGLVITAQAQTLFGKLLAGSLTMTFFVYVFVNIGMVSGLLPVVGVPLPFISYGGTSLVTLLSAFGVLMSIHTHRKWIAQV; via the coding sequence ATGCGTCGACGTGCCACGCTGCTTCAGCGTTTGCACCTCGACGGTCCGCTGCTGATTTTGCTCCTGACCCTGGCTGCGGGCAGCTTGTTCGTACTGTATTCGGCCAGCGGCAAGAGCTGGGACCTGCTGAGCAAGCAGGCCACATCCTTTGGCATCGGCCTGGTATCGATGTTTATCATCGCCCAGCTGGAGCCGCGCTTTATGGCGCGCTGGGTGCCGGTCGGCTACCTGATCGGAGTGATGCTGCTGGTGGTGGTGGATGTCATGGGGCACAACGCCATGGGCGCAACGCGCTGGATCAACATCCCCGGGGTCATTCGTTTCCAGCCCTCGGAATTCATGAAGATCCTGATGCCGGCGACCATCGCCTGGTATTTGTCCAAACGCACGTTGCCGCCACAACTCAAACACGTGGCGGTCAGTTTGCTGCTGATCGGGATTCCCTTTGGTCTGATCGTGCGTCAGCCCGACCTCGGCACTGCGCTGCTGGTCCTGGCTGGCGGTGCGTTCGTACTGTTTATGGGGGGCTTGCGCTGGCGCTGGATTATCAGCGTGTTGGCGGCGGCGGTGCCGGTGGCAATTGCCATGTGGTTCTTCATCATGCACGACTACCAGAAGCAGCGGATCCTGACCTTCCTCGACCCCGAAAGCGATCCTCTGGGCACCGGCTGGAACATTATTCAGTCCAAGGCTGCCATCGGTTCGGGCGGAGTATTTGGCAAGGGCTGGCTGCTGGGTACGCAATCGCATCTGGACTTTCTGCCCGAGAGCCACACCGACTTCATCATCGCGGTCATGGGTGAGGAGTTCGGTCTGGTGGGCATCTGTGCGCTGTTGCTGATTTACCTGCTGTTGATCGGTCGTGGCCTGGTGATTACCGCCCAGGCGCAGACGCTGTTCGGAAAATTGCTGGCCGGCAGCCTCACCATGACGTTTTTTGTTTATGTTTTCGTCAACATCGGTATGGTCAGTGGCCTGTTGCCGGTAGTGGGCGTGCCATTGCCGTTCATTAGTTACGGCGGAACTTCGCTCGTGACGCTGCTTTCAGCGTTTGGGGTTTTGATGTCG